The following coding sequences lie in one Paenibacillus durus ATCC 35681 genomic window:
- a CDS encoding GntR family transcriptional regulator: MSRIPTFVTASEHVYSVLKQWVLSGELAPGEKIDQDAVAARLGVSKMPVRSALDKLAAQDLVLLHSHRGVTVTPLSAEHLEDIYLVRCNLEGLAVQLATELLKPEDAVVLNGMIQKQEELANHHSLDTEAILAANREFHMFIYSLAQRPVLLSIIERLWEQSERYRRILLIQPGMVDGSLNEHRRLVELMTLQKAEEASRYLVEHNRKTQQVVLSVMHNNQNG; the protein is encoded by the coding sequence TTGAGTAGAATCCCAACCTTTGTTACCGCGTCGGAGCATGTATACTCCGTTCTCAAGCAGTGGGTGTTATCCGGCGAATTGGCTCCTGGCGAGAAAATCGACCAAGACGCTGTCGCCGCCCGTCTCGGGGTAAGCAAAATGCCCGTCCGCAGCGCGCTGGACAAGCTGGCAGCCCAGGACCTGGTTCTGCTGCATTCACACAGGGGCGTAACGGTCACCCCATTGTCGGCGGAGCATCTCGAAGATATTTATCTGGTTCGTTGTAATCTGGAAGGATTAGCTGTACAGCTTGCGACAGAGCTGTTAAAGCCGGAGGATGCTGTCGTTCTTAACGGCATGATTCAGAAGCAGGAGGAGTTGGCCAATCACCACAGCCTCGACACCGAAGCCATTCTGGCCGCCAACCGCGAGTTTCATATGTTCATTTACAGTCTTGCCCAGCGTCCTGTGCTGCTGTCGATCATTGAACGGTTATGGGAGCAGAGCGAGCGGTACCGCCGCATTCTTTTAATCCAGCCCGGAATGGTTGACGGTTCCCTTAACGAGCATCGCCGGCTGGTGGAGCTCATGACCCTCCAGAAGGCAGAGGAAGCCAGCCGTTATCTAGTCGAACACAATCGGAAGACCCAGCAAGTTGTACTGAGTGTAATGCACAACAACCAGAACGGATGA
- a CDS encoding ABC transporter substrate-binding protein yields MMKNTKMLVCTMLVLVVAVLSACGTNSTNGGQASAPAESSKPQETAAAAAPSFLVEKGFLTYGTAATFPPFEYMVNNEFTGFDIELGQAIAKEMGVEVKIQSMNFDGLIPALQGKRIDIINSAMYIKPEREEQVDFIPYMGLADSIVVKSGNPKGVKSMDDLSNLTVAVTRGAVEEINVREHNEKLKQAGKPEIKILALPTANDAVLATEQGRADAFLHSSPGAAYLQEEKPGVFEIAGSFGADTKIGIAVRKGDTETKTAIEAALKKVVENGTYKQLMEKYHLPAEMSYFK; encoded by the coding sequence ATGATGAAGAACACCAAGATGCTTGTTTGTACGATGTTGGTATTGGTGGTTGCTGTGTTAAGCGCATGCGGAACAAACAGCACAAACGGAGGACAGGCTTCTGCACCGGCTGAAAGCAGCAAGCCGCAAGAGACGGCAGCCGCAGCAGCTCCATCTTTTTTAGTTGAAAAAGGGTTCCTGACCTATGGCACGGCCGCTACGTTTCCTCCTTTCGAATACATGGTGAACAATGAATTCACCGGCTTCGATATTGAGCTGGGACAAGCGATTGCCAAGGAAATGGGCGTAGAGGTCAAGATTCAGTCGATGAACTTCGACGGCCTGATTCCGGCTTTGCAGGGCAAGCGGATCGACATCATCAATTCCGCCATGTATATCAAGCCCGAGCGGGAAGAGCAAGTTGACTTCATCCCTTATATGGGTCTCGCTGATTCGATCGTCGTGAAGAGCGGCAACCCGAAAGGCGTCAAAAGCATGGATGATCTGTCCAATCTCACGGTCGCCGTCACACGCGGAGCTGTCGAGGAAATCAACGTTCGCGAACATAACGAAAAGCTGAAGCAAGCGGGCAAGCCGGAAATTAAAATTTTGGCGCTCCCGACAGCCAACGACGCCGTTCTTGCGACCGAACAGGGCCGTGCCGACGCATTCCTTCACTCTTCTCCGGGAGCCGCTTATCTGCAAGAGGAGAAACCGGGCGTATTTGAAATTGCGGGCTCGTTCGGTGCGGATACGAAGATCGGAATTGCCGTTCGCAAGGGCGACACGGAAACGAAGACCGCAATCGAAGCGGCGCTGAAGAAAGTCGTTGAGAACGGAACCTATAAGCAATTGATGGAAAAATACCATCTGCCGGCTGAAATGAGCTATTTCAAGTAA